One genomic window of Gossypium hirsutum isolate 1008001.06 chromosome D11, Gossypium_hirsutum_v2.1, whole genome shotgun sequence includes the following:
- the LOC107913716 gene encoding RING-H2 finger protein ATL78, with protein MSISIPTQVLQGLLGEFHCRRLLLTQTTASPPSPEIHHNSSDLYTRNNSFEANIVMVLSVLLCALICSLGLNSIIRCALRCSSLVASESGATTSSRLANKGVKRKALKTFPTVNYSADLKLPGLDSECIICLSDFTAGDRVRLLPKCNHGFHVRCIDKWLSAHSSCPKCRHCLVDTCQKIVGCTQASSSEPPPVQETILSIITPVDREGFIHSYR; from the coding sequence ATGTCCATATCCATACCCACTCAAGTTCTTCAAGGTTTGCTCGGAGAATTCCACTGTAGAAGGTTGCTGCTTACACAAACTACAGCATCTCCTCCAAGCCCTGAGATCCACCACAATTCTTCGGATCTGTACACCCGTAATAACAGCTTCGAAGCCAACATTGTTATGGTTCTATCAGTACTCTTGTGTGCCCTTATTTGCTCACTTGGACTCAATTCCATCATCAGGTGTGCATTAAGGTGCTCGAGTTTAGTAGCCTCAGAATCAGGAGCCACCACCTCTAGTCGGTTAGCAAACAAAGGGGTCAAGAGAAAAGCCTTGAAGACCTTTCCAACAGTAAACTACTCTGCGGACTTGAAGCTGCCCGGCTTGGACTCTGAGTGCATCATATGTCTATCCGATTTTACAGCAGGTGACCGCGTGCGACTTCTACCAAAGTGCAACCATGGGTTCCATGTCCGGTGCATTGATAAGTGGCTAAGCGCTCATTCATCTTGCCCCAAATGCAGGCACTGCCTGGTCGACACATGCCAAAAGATTGTTGGGTGTACTCAGGCAAGTTCGTCGGAACCTCCTCCGGTGCAAGAAACCATATTGTCTATAATAACTCCGGTAGATCGCGAAGGTTTCATACATAGTTATAGGTGA